From one bacterium genomic stretch:
- a CDS encoding M23 family metallopeptidase, with the protein MLIFFLLFLLQKTFALDVELSKTTFKMGEILTVTIKNADSGNYICWLDNTPYPLYRVGDGLLRTFIGFGTNINPKTCKLWVEKGNFSPQISSKAKNKILAKALLTETEEELWRGDFIWPVKGRITGEYGERRIYKKISGSSSLSWRGIHSGIDIRQQRGAPISSSNSGRVVIARRFSGEGNAILIDHGQGVLTFYCHLDKINVFEGDFVQKGEIIGKVGSTGLSTAPHLHFGLYIHGTPVNPLFWIK; encoded by the coding sequence TTTCTTCTTCAAAAAACCTTTGCCTTGGATGTAGAGCTTTCCAAAACAACATTCAAGATGGGCGAAATACTTACAGTAACCATAAAAAATGCAGATAGCGGAAATTACATATGTTGGCTTGATAATACGCCATATCCATTGTATAGGGTAGGAGATGGCTTGTTAAGGACATTCATTGGATTTGGAACAAACATAAACCCAAAAACCTGCAAACTCTGGGTTGAAAAGGGGAATTTTTCTCCTCAAATTTCAAGTAAGGCTAAAAACAAAATTCTAGCTAAAGCACTCCTTACAGAGACAGAGGAAGAGCTATGGAGGGGTGATTTTATTTGGCCTGTAAAGGGAAGGATAACAGGGGAATATGGTGAAAGGAGGATTTATAAAAAGATAAGTGGCAGCAGTTCTTTAAGCTGGCGTGGAATCCATTCTGGGATTGATATAAGGCAGCAAAGGGGAGCTCCTATTTCTTCGTCAAATTCAGGAAGGGTTGTTATTGCCAGGCGTTTTTCTGGAGAGGGAAATGCTATCCTTATTGACCACGGACAAGGGGTTCTTACATTTTATTGCCATCTTGATAAGATAAATGTTTTTGAGGGCGATTTTGTCCAAAAGGGAGAGATAATTGGAAAGGTTGGCTCAACAGGTCTTTCCACAGCCCCCCATCTTCACTTTGGACTATATATCCACGGAACCCCTGTCAATCCTTTATTTTGGATTAAATAA